In Porites lutea chromosome 1, jaPorLute2.1, whole genome shotgun sequence, a single genomic region encodes these proteins:
- the LOC140950203 gene encoding uncharacterized protein has translation MEGSHSSSSNEGSDTSGLTRRCSDCKKSYKSCDCKNCSKCGTIFQKYWGTNLIKGRSHCRTCSTAVCVTCHVVVNKAVKVCTRCLLKQKEDEMNTQKALSAIEEARTGRANSTSSATSDAFVVVSSLSSLNPEQRKRALFEAAKTGDHYSMVTLLNYENVDINIRDEDKNTPLFFTAEGGHLPCVALLMERNADVTAVNNKSWTPLHALAWKGSSESHVECGELLIQMGVPVFALTDTLETAADLASRSGGKQELVQLLRAVEVDVAVQNLQERLQTPTGFSTKDPMLKLYVATIVRHINENVPPNSPKWMAKDNPQERHKLLKTPELLRRKDKTKSLDWSLRKHNSCEELRSETPADVEPIIRPDLLPCVVANPSKVEEKLIKCQAEKEDLEQRCKRLMQSIASAAETHDKEVMRLQQEIDIAREQKDIAIKRCEATFVNKMAKIRQETEAAIHEANARLNQAERDRAEVLHLQNTFRLSWVPDELVNYCSNNKCRAPFTQTRRRHHCRCCGRVFCHNCTDQSAPIPAFGYNQNVRVCNPCFALLDEMFCEEPIAYTDPT, from the exons ATGGAAGGTTCCCATAGTTCAAGCTCGAATGAag GAAGTGACACTTCAGGCCTTACAAGAAGGTGTAGTGACTGTAAAAAATCATACAAGTCCTGCGATTGCAAG AATTGTTCCAAGTGTGGAACAATATTTCAGAAGTATTGGGGAACTAACTTGATCAAAGGGCG ttCTCATTGTCGTACATGTTCCACCGCAGTGTGTGTTACGTGTCATGTCGTTGTTAACAAAGCTGTAAAG GTATGTACAAGATGtctcttaaaacaaaaagaagatgAAATGAACACCCAGAAGGCTCTGTCAGCTATAGAAGAGGCCAGAACAGGAAGAG CAAATTCAACATCATCTGCAACATCTGATGCATTTGTTGTGGTGTCAAGTTTGTCTAGTTTAAATCCTGAACAAAGGAAAAGGGCTTTGTTTGAAGCTGCGAAAACAG GAGACCATTATTCCATGGTTACTTTACTGAATTATGAGAATGTTGACATCAATATTAgag aTGAGGACAAGAACACTCCTCTCTTTTTTACTGCAGAAGGTGGCCATCTCCCTTGTGTGGCTCTCTTAATG GAACGAAATGCAGATGTGACAGCAGTGAACAAT AAATCTTGGACCCCTCTTCATGCCCTTGCATG GAAAGGATCAAGTGAAAGTCATGTGGAGTGTGGTGAACTTCTCATACAG ATGGGTGTTCCAGTGTTTGCCTTGACTGACACATTAGAGACAGCGGCAGACCTTGCATCCCGTTCCGGTGGCAAACAGGAGCTGGTTCAACTACTGAGAGCTGTGGAAG TTGATGTTGCAGTACAGAACTTACAAGAGAGGCTACAAACTCCAACTG GGTTCTCAACAAAAGACCCAATGTTAAAGCTGTATGTGGCTACGATTGTGAGACACATTAATGAAAACGTACCACCAAACAGCCCGAAATGGATGGCAAAAG ATAATCCGCAAGAACGACATAAATTGTTGAAGACACCAGAACTTTTaagaagaaaagacaaaacaaagtcCCTTGACTGG AGTCTTCGAAAGCATAACTCGTGTGAGGAGCTCCGGTCCGAGACTCCAG CTGATGTGGAACCTATCATCAGACCGGATTTATTACCGTGTGTGGTGGCAAACCCTTCAAAAGTCGAG GAAAAGCTGATAAAGTGTCAAGCTGAGAAAGAGGACCTTGAACAGCGTTGCAAAAGACTCATGCAGTCTATCGCTAGTGCAGCAGAG ACGCATGACAAAGAGGTTATGAGATTGCAGCAGGAGATAGATATTGCAAGAGAACAGAAAGATATCGCCATTAAACGG TGTGAAGCTacatttgtcaacaaaatggCCAAAATTCGTCAGGAAACGGAAGCAGCTATTCACGAG GCAAACGCACGGCTTAATCAAGCTGAAAGGGACCGAGCCGAGGTACTACATTTACAAAACACTTTCAGATTATCGTGGGTACCAGATGAG CTTGTTAACTATTGTTCAAACAACAAATGTCGAGCGCCATTCACTCAA ACTAGAAGACGCCATCATTGTCGATGCTGCGGCCGCGTTTTCTGTCACAACTGCACAGATCAGTCAGCTCC GATTCCAGCGTTTGGCTACAATCAGAATGTCAGAGTTTGTAATccttgctttgctttgcttgatGAAATGTTTTGTGAAGAACCAATTGCTTACACAGACCCCACGTGA